Within the Streptomyces sp. R41 genome, the region GCCGACCGTCCGCGCGTCCATGAAGACCTTGGTCGCCTTGTCGGAGACGACCATCGTGCCGTTCCAGGTGTCCATGCCCGGGGCGCCCGCGGTGATCGGCACACGGCGCGTCGAACCGGCCTTCTCAACCGTCATGGAGTGTGTACGCACATCGACTTCGGCGACGAGGGAGCGGCCCACCGTGAAATGGCGAGTGATCCCGGCACCGGCCCGGACGGTGACCTCCGTGCCGGGCTTCCAGTACGCGCGCGGCCGGAAGTCGACGCGCTGCCCGTCCAGCAGATTGCGGTCCTTGACCCAGCTCCAGGAACCCTCGACGTCCGCGGTGACCTTCAACTGCCGCTCGATGTCCGCCCGTTCGGCGGCAGGGATCACGTGGTCGAAGGTCACGGATATGGGCATGCCGACGCCCACGGTCTGCCCGTCGGCGATGTTGACGCGGGCGCCCTTCAGGGACTTGAGCGGCGTGGACGTGGGCTTCGGCGTCGGATCGACGGTGGTGGTGACGGCCGGCTTCGCGCCCGCGTCCACCCCGGCGCCCCTGCCCCCGCTCGCGTCGGCCACGGCCCGCGCGGAGCAGCCCGCCAGTGCCAACGCGCACACCGCCGCCGCGCCCCAGGCCCGCCCGAGCCGGCGCCGCCTGCCTCCCCTGGCCCCCCAACTCCCCGTACTCCCCGTGCCGCCCGTGGTCATCGCGCTCCCCCTGTGGTGTGTTTCGATGTGCGACGTACGGGACCTGTACGCACGGCAGGGACGGCCGGGTTGCATCGGGCCGCGGAAATTCCGGAAACTCCGGCGGGGGGCATGACCGAGGAAGAGTTCGACGCGTTCTACGCCGCCGCGTTCCCCCGGCTGACCGGCCAGCTCTACGCCTTCACCGGGGACCACGGCGAGGCTCAGGACGTCGTCCAGGAGGCGTTCGTACGCGCCTGGGACCGGCGGCGGGAGTTCCTCGCAGACGGGGCGCCCGAAGCGTGGATACGGACCGTGGCGATGCGGCTCGCGGTGAGCCGCTGGCGCCGCGCGCGCCGCTGGCTGGAGCTCGTACGGCGCACTCCGCCGCCCGAGCACACCCCGGGCCCCGACCCCGAGCGCACCGCCCTGGTCGCCGCGCTGCGCACGCTGCCCGAGCCGCAGCGGATGGCGCTGGTCCTGCACCATCTGTGCGACCTGAGTGTCGAGCAGGTAGCCTCCGAAACCGGTGCCCCCGTGGGTACGGTCAAGGCCCGCCTGTCCCGTGGCCGGGCGGCGCTGGCGCGGGTGCTGTCCGCGGACTCGGCGGAATCGGCGGACCCGGCCGGCAAGGGGGAGAGGGAGGACGACCGTGTCCGATGAACTCACCTCGGAACTGCGGGAGTTGGCGGCCGAAGGCGAGACGCTCCCGGCACTGTCGGGTGCGGAGATCCGCGGCCGGGCGGTACGCCGCCGACGCCGCCGCCGTACGACGGTGGCCGTGGCCGGCGTCGGTGCCGCGGCGGGGCTGGCCCTCGCGCTCGTCCTGAACCTCGGCGGCGGCACGGATCAGCGCCCGGCCCCGGCCGCGAGTCCCACTGGCACGCCCAGCCTCCCGGCGGTGCCGGACGCCACGGTCGACCTGTCCCGGCGGGTGATCTCGGTGGCGGGTCGCGAACTGCCGCTCTCCTCCGGCTCCGAGTGGACGCCCACAGGGACGGGCCGGATGACGGTCACCGCGAAGGAGTCCGTCAAGCTGATGCCCGGCGGCGTGGCCGGCCTCAAGGACGACTACAGCCTCAAGGTCCCCTGGGTGATCGAACTCGGCGCCTCCGACGGGACGGCCAACTACATCGCCGCCCTCACGTACGACGAGAAGGCCCCCGGCAACTACGACAGCACGACCGGCTGGATCGGTCTGCGCCCGACCGACGCGAAGTGGCTCTACGAACGGTTGACCCCGGGCTCGGTGATCGACGTCGAGGGGACGGCCCCCACACCCACGCCGACATCGAGGCCGGTTTCCACGCCACCCACCGCGACGCCGGGCGCGGGTACGGGAGCCTCGGGCGGCTAGGCGGGCGCAGTGGTTTTTCGCCCCCTCCGCCCCTGCCCGTCCCGTCCCTGGGGGCTGCCGCCCCCAGACCCCCGCTAAAAGATCGCGCAGTTCCCCGCGCCCCTGACGGGGCGCGGGGAACTGCGCGACAAGCCCCCACGCACCCGCAGCCAAAAGACAAATACGGGTTGGGCAGGGGCGGAGGGGGCGAGAAAAATCAGCCCTGTGCGGGCGGGGGCGTCATGCCCGCCAGGGCGTCCTTCAGGCGGGCGGCACCCGCTTGGACGGCCTGTCGGGTGGAGTCCTTGTCGGCACCGTCGAGGCCGCCGTTGGTGAGGGAGAGCGCGCTGTCGCCGACCCGCACGGCGGCGAAGTCCAGGGTCAAGGTGGAGGAATCGCCGTCCAGTTCACCGCTCATGGTGATCCGCAACCCCTCGCGAGCGTCGCCCACGTCGGGCAGCGACGACGAGACGACCTGGACGGTCTGCTGCCCACCCTTGTTGTCGACGGCGGTGAACCGGTCGCACTTGCCCGGCAGCGTCTTCACCCACGCCAGCTTCGCGTCCACCTCCGCCTGCCCGTACCCGGCGACCTGGTAGTGCATCTGCCCGTCGTAGTCGCTGTCGTCGAACCCGGTGAGGGCCTGTGCCCCCTTCGGGTCACCGAGCAGGTCCTCGGCGTACAGACCGTCGAGCAGCTTCTGGCAGTCGGCGGCGTTCTGCTTGTCCGTGACGAAGGCCTCCGCGTCGACCTTGCTCTTGAGCAGCCCGTCGTGCCAGGTCGCCGTGCCCTCCGTCCCGATCCACTGGGACTCGAGGTCGGCGTTGGTGATCAGCGCGGCCTGAGCCTGTGCCGCGGTGAGCATGGGGGGCGTGGACGCGGTGGGGGAGTCCTTGGCCATGGGGGACGCCGGGACATCCGAACGACCGGAAGCACCACTGACGCCGCCGGTCGAACACGCGGCTGTCGACAGCAGCATGCCCGCGGTCAGGGCGGACGCGAGGAGACAGGACGGACGGTTCATGGCGCAGGCCTCCCGAGGACACGGTGTGTCCTCCCACGCCACCACCGGGCAGGGCCGCCCACCAGCGCACGGGACCGTCCGGGTGAGCCCGGTCCCGCACCGTCGGCGGACGCCCTTGGGACGCCTTACGTGGATCTGTCGGAGGGGAGGTGATGCACCTGCCCCAGGGAACCTCAGCGAGCCCCACCGATCGCTTCGAAGACGACGACTACCCCGCGTACACGATGGGCCGCGCCGCCGAGATGATCGGTGCCACCCCCGCGTTCCTGCGCGCCGTCGGCGAGGCGGGCCTGATCACTCCGCTGCGTTCCGGGGGCGGCCATCGCCGTTACTCCCGCAGCCAGTTGCGCGTCGCCGCGCGCGCCCGCGACCTGGTCGACCAGGGCACGCCCGTGGAGGCGGCCTGCCGCATCGTCACCTTGGAGGACCGCCTCGACGAGGCCCTGCGGCTCAACGCGGAACTGCGCCGGTCGGCGACGCAGGACGCCTGATGACGGGTGCTGACGGTCTGCGGCGCCGTCTCCGCCGGCCTGAATATCTGTTTCGGCCGATGCAGAAATTGGCTCGGGGCGCCGTCAGATTTTTTTATTCCCCTCAGCGGGGTGACATAGTGCGCCCCCCTCCGGGAGTCGTACCGTGCTAGTGTCGATATCAGTTGCAGTTGTGGTTCCCAAAGTTTTTCCGGTGCGTTTTCCGGACGGGGCAATCATCGCGGCGACGCGGGTCCACACAGTGTGGGCCTTCGAGCTTTGCCCCGAAGGAGATATGACATGGCTACTGGCACCGTGAAGTGGTTCAACGCGGAAAAGGGTTTCGGCTTCATCGAGCAGGATGGCGGCGGCGCTGACGTCTTCGCCCACTACTCGAACATCGCCACCCAGGGCTTCCGTGAGCTCCAGGAAGGCCAGAAGGTGACCTTCGACGTCACCCAGGGCCAGAAGGGCCCCCAGGCGGAGAACATCGTCCCCGCCTAGTCCGGGACCCCGCTGACGCCTGACTTTCGAGTCGGCCGACGCGTACAGGTGGCCGGGACCTGCACCCTGAGGTGCGGGCCCCGGCCACCTGCTTTTTGTTTCCCTCGGGCTTCTTCCCGGCTTCCTCCGGGCGTCTTCCCTCAATGAATTTCCGGCGAATTTCCCGGCCGCCCTACCCACTTTCGGCGCTGCGAAACTCACCCCGCGGAGGCACCATGCGTTGCGTGATCGCCCGTTTCCCCTTCGACCTCATCAAGAGCGAGGTCGAGCACTCGATGGACGGCGTTCCGCCCGAGCCCGTCACGGGCACGTCCGTGCTCATGGGCCCGCTCGTCTACCCGGTCAAACAGGTCGGGGAGATCATCACCAGGCAGGACCGCCGCGACTTCACCGAGTTCGAGGTGGCGCGCGCCCTCACCCGTCTGGGCTTCGTCTGCCGCCCGGCCCCCGCCCCGGTCCGCCCGGCCGTCGCCGGCTGGGCCAAGAGCTGGTCCGAACCGGCGTAGTCCGTAGCGCCCGTACGCCGGTCGCGGTACTACACCGACAGGACCGCGCGGACCGTCTTGCCGCCGAAGCCGGTGCTGACGACCTCCAGGCTGTGGGCGAGCTGCTGGACCATCGCGAGACCGCGGCCGCTCTCCGACTCGGCGTCCAGCGGGCCGACGCGGGGCCGCCCGGGGCTGTCGTCGTGGACCTCGACGGTCAGCTGCCCGTGCCCGAGCTGCAGGCGCAGCCGGCAGCCGCTGCGGCCGTGCCGTATGGCGTTGGCGACGAGTTCCGAGGCGATCAGCGTGGCGTCGTCGACCTGGTCGGCCGTCGGCGCAGCCAACCGCGGCCGCGGCCGGGTGAGGAACGCCGACGTCAACCTGCGGGCCCTGCCCGCCGAGACGGCCGTACGCGGCAGTGTGTACTCCACGCGGGCGGTCGGCCGGACGGCGCGCTGGTGCGCACGCATGACTGACACCTCTCTTCCCCCTCCAGGACAACCGGCACCCGGCGGCTCCATCCCCGCCGACCGGGATCCGCGCGAAACGGTGCGCGGCCGGTCCTGCCTCCGGGTGATGCCCACCCCTGGTGATCCGCAACCAGCGCCGTACGTCACAAAGCCGCCACGGAGCCGTCCGGGCAGGCGTCGGAGCCCTGATCAGAGCCCCGAGTCGAGCATGCGGAAGTCCTCGTAGTCGAAGCCGGGGGCCACCACGCAACTGACCAGGACCTCCTGATCAGTTGCCGGGCGGGCGGACTGCCAGACGCCGCCGGGGACAAGGACCTGGGGGCGTTCACCGGCCTCGACGGCGGGGCCGAGGCGGACGACCGTGGGGGTGGACTCGGGCGTGCTGCCGTCGCCGCCGAGGAGCAGGTCCAGGGGGCCACCGCGATGCCACAGCCACAGTTCGTCGGAGCGCACCGTGTGCCAGGCGGACGTGTCGTGCGGGGTGAGCAGGAAGTAGATCGCGCTCGCGGCGGCGCGGGGGCCGGGGTAGCCGTCGGGGCGGAAGGCCTGTGGCGCCGTCCACGTCTCGACGAACCAGCCGCCCTCGGGGTGCTGTTGCATACCCAGTTCGGCGGCCAGCGGAGGGACGGCGGAAGGCGTCTCTGGAGAGGTCACCACATGGCTGTACCACGCAGATGAAGCCGGTTCAACCAACTCCCGGTGCACGCCCCGGCATGTCTGAAAGGGTATGGGTATGCCGACCCTTCACAGAAAACTGCTAGGGCTGCTTCCCCGGATAGGGGTGCGGGTCCTGGATCTCGGTTCGGGTACAGCGGTGGTCTACCGGAGTGGCGAGCGCAGACGCGTTCCGGTGGGCCGGGGGGCTGATCTGGTGCTGCGGGGCAAGACCGCGGCCTGGAAGAGCGTGTCTCTCGGGGACACCGGCGCCCGCCTCCTCCTCGACGAGAAGGCGACGGCGGCCGACGAACGCCGGTTCCAGATTGCGGCCGCGGCCTACCTGTGCGGGCAGCACGTCGCGGCGCTCCTCGAGCGGTACGAGGTGAACTGCGTCTTCGACGTGGGCGCCAACGCCGGCCAGTACGGACGGCAGTTGCGCCGCCTCGGCTACAGCGGCCGGATCGTCTCCTTCGAACCCACGGCGGAGGCCTTCGCCAAGCTCCAGAAGGCCGCCGAGGAGGACCCCGACTGGTGGGTGTACCAGGTCGGACTGGGCCGCGAGGACGCCACGCAGTCCATCCACGTGGGCTGGAACACCATGAACTCCCTCCTCCCGCCCAGTGATTACGGCAAGGACCGCTACAAGCGGTTCGCGAAGACACGTACCGAGGACATCGAGATCCGCCGCCTCGACGGGGTGATGGACAAGGCGCTGGCCGGGATCACCGATCCGCGGCCCTATCTGAAGATGGACACCCAGGGGTACGACCTGGAGGTGTTCGCGGGCGCCGGGGACCGCGTCCCCGAGTTCGTCGGGATGCAGTCGGAGGTCGCCACGCTGCGGCTGTACGAGGGCAGCCCCCGGATGGGCGAGGCGATCGCCGTGTACGAGGAGAGCGGGTTCGAGATCACGGGCATGTACCCGGTGTCGCGGGAAGCGGCGACGGGCCGGGTGGTGGAGTTCGACTGCGTGATGGTGCGCGCGGCCGCCGTACCGGCCACGGACACGGACTAGTCACGCTGGATACGCGTGCGTCTGGGTCGCCTTCACCGTCGCCCAGACCGGGGTGCCCGGGTGCAGGTCGAGTTCCGCCGCGGCGACCGTCGTCAGGTCGGCGGCGAGCGGGAGTTCGCCGGTGAGGTCCGCGCGGATCTGGTCGCCGTGGGATTCCAGCCCGCTCACCCGGCACTGCCACAGATTGCGGGCGCTGGAGCCGGTGGGGCGGTCGCGGTGCAGGGTGACGGCGCCGGGCGGGAAGGCCACGAAGACCGGTCCGCCGAGGTCCTCGGTCGTGGTGATCGCCGGGCCCGCGTCGAGCCGTACGGTGTGCCCTTCGGCCTGCCCCCGGTAGAGGTTGAGGCCGACCAGCTGGGCGATGTAGTCGGTCCGCGGATGCCGGGCGATGTCCGACGGTGTCCCGTCCTGGACGACGTGGCCGTGCTCGATGACGACGAGCCGGTCGGCCAGCACCATCGCGTCCAGCGGGTCGTGCGTCACCAGTACGGCGACGGCCTCGAAGTCGGCCAGGTGGCGCCGCAGTTGGGCACGTACGTCGAGGCGGGTGCGGGCGTCGAGCGCGGCGAGCGGTTCGTCCAGCAGGAGCAGCCGGGGGTGGGTGGCCAGCGCGCGGGCGAGGGCGACGCGTTGCGCCTGCCCGCCGGAGAGGCGGCGCGGCTTGGCCCCGGCGTGGTCGGCCAGGCCCATGCGGTCCAGCCATACGGCGGCCTGCGCCCGTGCCTCCGCCTTCCCCACGCCCTGGCAGCGCGGTCCGAAGGCCACGTTGTCGAGGGCGGTCAGGTGCGGGAAGAGCAGGTAGTCCTGGAAGACGACGCCGACGGGACGGGATTCGGGCGGTGTACGGTCCAGCGCGGCGCCGTCCAGCCGCAGATGCCCGCCGTCGGACAGCGGGGTGAGTCCGGCCAGCGCGCGCAGCGCGGTGGTCTTGCCGGCGCCGTTCGGCCCGAGCAGCGCGACGACGTCGCCGGGGGCGGCGGTCAGCGCGACGTCGAGGTGGAAGGCGCCGCGATGGACGACGAGACGGGCGTCGAGGCCCTTGTCGGGTCGCTCGTCGGCGAAGGCCCGGTCGGCGGCGGGGGGCGGGTCTTCGAGAGGTGCGCCCGTCATGACGTCACCCTCATCCATGCGGTTGCGTCCGTCATGGCGCCATCACCGTCTCGTATCCGTCCGTCCGTCGTGGCGCCGCCATCGTCTCGTACCCGTTCGTCATGACGCCGCCGTCATCCAGCGGTCCCGCAGTCCCGCGAGGACCGCGATCGACACGGCCAGCAGCACCAGGCTCAGCGCGATCGCGGCGGCGGGGTCGTTCTGCAGGGCCAGGTACACGGCCAGCGGCATGGTCTGCGTACGGCCGGGGAAGTTGCCCGCGAAGGTGATCGTCGCGCCGAACTCGCCGAGCGCGCGGGCCCAGGCCAGCACGGAACCCGCCGCGATCCCGGGCGCGATCAGCGGCAGGGTGACCCGGCGGAACGCGGTGAAGCGGGAGGCGCCCAGCGTCATGGCGGCCTCCTCGTAACGCGGATCGGCGGCCCGCAGCGTGCCCTCCACGCTGATCACGAGGAACGGCATCGCGACGAACGCCTCGGCCACGATCACCCCGGCCGTGGTGAACGGCAGCGTGATCCCGAAGGCCGAGTCCAGCCACTGCCCGACGACCCCGTTGCGGCCGAGGGCCAGCAGCAGGGCCACACCGCCCACCACCGGGGGCAGTACGAGCGGCAGCGTCACCAGGGCCCGTACGAAGCCGCGCCCCGGGAAGTCGGTGCGCGCGAGCAGCCAGGCGAGGGGCACGCCGAGCACCAGGCTCACCGCGGTGGCCGCCGTGGCGGTGACCAGGGACAGCTGGAGCGCCTGCCAGACCTCCGTGCTGGTCAGCTGGTCCGGCAGGCTGCGCCAGGGAGCCCGCACGAGGAGGGCGAACAGGGGGAGGAGCAGGAAGGCCAGGCCGACGAGGGCGGGCAGCAGCAGGGGAAACGGCGCGCCGCGCCGCGTACCTGTCCGGACGCGCCCGCGCCGCGGCCCACCGGTCAGGGTGTCGGCCGCGGCGTCGGAGGTGTCCAGCCCGGTCGTCACGGCTTGAGAAACCCGGCCGCCGTCAGGACTTTCTGGCCCTCGGCGGACTTCACCAGCTCGATGAACGCCTTCGCCGCGGCCGCGTTGGGCGCGTCCTTGAGCAGGGCGATCGGGTAGTCGTTGATGGCCTTGGCCGACTCGGGGAACTCCACGCCCTCCACCTTGTCACCCGCCGCCTTCACATCGGTCTTGTAGACGACGGCGGCGTCGGCCTCCTTCAGCTCCACCTTCGTCAGGGCGCTCTTGACGTCCTGCTCGTACGAGACCGGGGTGAGCTTGAGGCTGCCGGCGTCCAGCGCCTTCTGCGCGGCGGCGCCGCACGGGACCGTCTTGTCGCACAGGACGACCTTGAGGCCGGACTTGGTGAGGTCCTTGAGGGAGGCGACCTTGTCGGGGTTGCCGGGGAGGGTCGCGATCTCGAGCTGGTTGCGCACGAAGGTGACGGGCGTGGTCGCCGCGTCCTTCTTGTCCGTGACGATGGCCATCGTCTTGGGGCTCGCGGCGGCGAACACGTCGGCGGGGGCGCCGCCCGTGATGCTCGCGGCGAGCGTGTCACTGCCGCCGAAGCTGAAGGTCACCTTCGTACCGGGGTGCTCCTTCTCGAACTCCTTGCCCAGCGCCGTGAAGCTCTCCTTGAGGGAGGCGGCGGCGAAGACGGTCACCGTGCCGGAGAGCTTCGAGGTGTCCTTGGCGGAGGCCGAGGAGTCCGGCTTGCCCGAGGAGTCGGACGAGGAGGAGCAGGCGCTCAGGGCCAGCAGCGCGGCGGCGCCGGCGCCTGCCACCCGCAGAGTCCGGCGGGTCCGGCGTGCGGTACGGGTCATCACGGTTCTACTCCCTCGGAAGCCTCAGTCATGCATACGCCGATCATACTGGCGCAGATGCAACCCGGAAGTCTCCTGTCGCATCGCATGAGCCGGGTGATCGGCGCATGGATGTACGCATGTGCGTTTGTACGGGTCGGTGCCGCGGGTACCGTCTTCCGGGAGGTGGTACCCAGTGACCCAGTCCCTTACGGAACCGCCCGTCCGTCCGGTGGCGGAGCTGACCCTGACCGGAGACCTGGCCCGTCCCGCCCGGCTGACCGTGCCCGACCTGCTGGCCTGGCCCCAGCACCGGGTCCGGGTCAGCTTCGACTGCGCCACCAGCGGCGTACAGCACCACCGCTTCGAGGGACCGCTGCTGCACGACGTCCTGCACGCGGCCGGACCCGTCTTCGACCCGGCCCGCCGCAAGGACCGCCTGCGCTTCCTCATCGCGGTGACGGGCTCGGACGGCCACCACGCCCTGCTCACCTGGGCCGAGATCGACCCCGACTTCGCGCACTCCCCGGTGCTGCTGGCGGTCGGCATCGACGACACCCCGCTCGACAGGGCCGGCCCCCAGCTGGTGCTGCCCCAGGACCGCTGCGGCGCCCGGCACATCAGCGGCATCAACGCGATACGGGTGGACGGCCGCTATACGTCGTGGACGGCCGACGCGACTGAGGCCACCGAGCCGCCGCGTCCAGGGCCGGCCACACCCGGTCCCGGGTCAGCCCCGTGACAGGACCGCCCGCCGTCTGCGACGCTGACCCGCCGATGGAGGTGACCCGTGCTGCTGCGCCAGCTGGAGTACCTGGTCGCGCTCGCCCGGGAGCGGCACTTCGCGCGGGCGGCGGCGGCCTGTTTCGTCACGCAGCCGTCACTGTCGGCGGCGATCCGCCGGCTGGAACACGAGCTGGACGTGCCGATCGTGCGGCGGG harbors:
- a CDS encoding ABC transporter ATP-binding protein, coding for MTGAPLEDPPPAADRAFADERPDKGLDARLVVHRGAFHLDVALTAAPGDVVALLGPNGAGKTTALRALAGLTPLSDGGHLRLDGAALDRTPPESRPVGVVFQDYLLFPHLTALDNVAFGPRCQGVGKAEARAQAAVWLDRMGLADHAGAKPRRLSGGQAQRVALARALATHPRLLLLDEPLAALDARTRLDVRAQLRRHLADFEAVAVLVTHDPLDAMVLADRLVVIEHGHVVQDGTPSDIARHPRTDYIAQLVGLNLYRGQAEGHTVRLDAGPAITTTEDLGGPVFVAFPPGAVTLHRDRPTGSSARNLWQCRVSGLESHGDQIRADLTGELPLAADLTTVAAAELDLHPGTPVWATVKATQTHAYPA
- a CDS encoding cupin domain-containing protein, with product MTSPETPSAVPPLAAELGMQQHPEGGWFVETWTAPQAFRPDGYPGPRAAASAIYFLLTPHDTSAWHTVRSDELWLWHRGGPLDLLLGGDGSTPESTPTVVRLGPAVEAGERPQVLVPGGVWQSARPATDQEVLVSCVVAPGFDYEDFRMLDSGL
- a CDS encoding molybdopterin-dependent oxidoreductase; this translates as MTQSLTEPPVRPVAELTLTGDLARPARLTVPDLLAWPQHRVRVSFDCATSGVQHHRFEGPLLHDVLHAAGPVFDPARRKDRLRFLIAVTGSDGHHALLTWAEIDPDFAHSPVLLAVGIDDTPLDRAGPQLVLPQDRCGARHISGINAIRVDGRYTSWTADATEATEPPRPGPATPGPGSAP
- a CDS encoding ABC transporter permease; translated protein: MTTGLDTSDAAADTLTGGPRRGRVRTGTRRGAPFPLLLPALVGLAFLLLPLFALLVRAPWRSLPDQLTSTEVWQALQLSLVTATAATAVSLVLGVPLAWLLARTDFPGRGFVRALVTLPLVLPPVVGGVALLLALGRNGVVGQWLDSAFGITLPFTTAGVIVAEAFVAMPFLVISVEGTLRAADPRYEEAAMTLGASRFTAFRRVTLPLIAPGIAAGSVLAWARALGEFGATITFAGNFPGRTQTMPLAVYLALQNDPAAAIALSLVLLAVSIAVLAGLRDRWMTAAS
- a CDS encoding ATP-binding protein — protein: MRAHQRAVRPTARVEYTLPRTAVSAGRARRLTSAFLTRPRPRLAAPTADQVDDATLIASELVANAIRHGRSGCRLRLQLGHGQLTVEVHDDSPGRPRVGPLDAESESGRGLAMVQQLAHSLEVVSTGFGGKTVRAVLSV
- a CDS encoding SigE family RNA polymerase sigma factor, which produces MTEEEFDAFYAAAFPRLTGQLYAFTGDHGEAQDVVQEAFVRAWDRRREFLADGAPEAWIRTVAMRLAVSRWRRARRWLELVRRTPPPEHTPGPDPERTALVAALRTLPEPQRMALVLHHLCDLSVEQVASETGAPVGTVKARLSRGRAALARVLSADSAESADPAGKGEREDDRVR
- a CDS encoding MerR family transcriptional regulator, with the translated sequence MHLPQGTSASPTDRFEDDDYPAYTMGRAAEMIGATPAFLRAVGEAGLITPLRSGGGHRRYSRSQLRVAARARDLVDQGTPVEAACRIVTLEDRLDEALRLNAELRRSATQDA
- the modA gene encoding molybdate ABC transporter substrate-binding protein; this encodes MTRTARRTRRTLRVAGAGAAALLALSACSSSSDSSGKPDSSASAKDTSKLSGTVTVFAAASLKESFTALGKEFEKEHPGTKVTFSFGGSDTLAASITGGAPADVFAAASPKTMAIVTDKKDAATTPVTFVRNQLEIATLPGNPDKVASLKDLTKSGLKVVLCDKTVPCGAAAQKALDAGSLKLTPVSYEQDVKSALTKVELKEADAAVVYKTDVKAAGDKVEGVEFPESAKAINDYPIALLKDAPNAAAAKAFIELVKSAEGQKVLTAAGFLKP
- a CDS encoding L,D-transpeptidase, which produces MSDELTSELRELAAEGETLPALSGAEIRGRAVRRRRRRRTTVAVAGVGAAAGLALALVLNLGGGTDQRPAPAASPTGTPSLPAVPDATVDLSRRVISVAGRELPLSSGSEWTPTGTGRMTVTAKESVKLMPGGVAGLKDDYSLKVPWVIELGASDGTANYIAALTYDEKAPGNYDSTTGWIGLRPTDAKWLYERLTPGSVIDVEGTAPTPTPTSRPVSTPPTATPGAGTGASGG
- a CDS encoding cold-shock protein codes for the protein MATGTVKWFNAEKGFGFIEQDGGGADVFAHYSNIATQGFRELQEGQKVTFDVTQGQKGPQAENIVPA
- a CDS encoding FkbM family methyltransferase — encoded protein: MVYRSGERRRVPVGRGADLVLRGKTAAWKSVSLGDTGARLLLDEKATAADERRFQIAAAAYLCGQHVAALLERYEVNCVFDVGANAGQYGRQLRRLGYSGRIVSFEPTAEAFAKLQKAAEEDPDWWVYQVGLGREDATQSIHVGWNTMNSLLPPSDYGKDRYKRFAKTRTEDIEIRRLDGVMDKALAGITDPRPYLKMDTQGYDLEVFAGAGDRVPEFVGMQSEVATLRLYEGSPRMGEAIAVYEESGFEITGMYPVSREAATGRVVEFDCVMVRAAAVPATDTD
- a CDS encoding L,D-transpeptidase; its protein translation is MTTGGTGSTGSWGARGGRRRRLGRAWGAAAVCALALAGCSARAVADASGGRGAGVDAGAKPAVTTTVDPTPKPTSTPLKSLKGARVNIADGQTVGVGMPISVTFDHVIPAAERADIERQLKVTADVEGSWSWVKDRNLLDGQRVDFRPRAYWKPGTEVTVRAGAGITRHFTVGRSLVAEVDVRTHSMTVEKAGSTRRVPITAGAPGMDTWNGTMVVSDKATKVFMDARTVGYGDAYAGYYYYAVHLTTSGTYLHQNPKANTYAGHQNVTHGCIGLATDGTAKSFYDEVIPGDVVTVVGSKDTVAVGNGYGDWNLSWEQWRAGSALS
- a CDS encoding SCO5918 family protein — protein: MRCVIARFPFDLIKSEVEHSMDGVPPEPVTGTSVLMGPLVYPVKQVGEIITRQDRRDFTEFEVARALTRLGFVCRPAPAPVRPAVAGWAKSWSEPA